In one Saimiri boliviensis isolate mSaiBol1 chromosome 3, mSaiBol1.pri, whole genome shotgun sequence genomic region, the following are encoded:
- the HPF1 gene encoding histone PARylation factor 1 — protein MLGGGGKRSPGGTGPQCNKTVDVKKRKFCEANVFRDLQKEVENHHKLSLPEDSYHFWKFCEDLDPEKPADSLSASLGLPLVAPYDIPARKHKMKKKSTGLNFNLHWRFYCDPPEFQTITVRDKKTQYHMGYFSFKDDIVLVQVIIREKSERVSTAVLTLTGYVIVIRKRHHKPRNCLTFGKFANKAKYARPRFFCAFYQEGRNHLFSILKEFFGQSLICFLEMIGTDFSEERKVTKLT, from the exons ATGCTCGGCGGTGGCGGGAAGCGCAGCCCCGGCGGGACGGGGCCGCAG TGTAATA AAACAG ttgatgtgaagaaaaggaaattctgtgAAGCCAATGTCTTCAGGGACCTtcaaaaagaagtagaaaatcatCATAAGCTCTCTTTACCTGAAGATTCCTATCACTTCTGGAAGTTCTGTGAAGACCTTGATCCTGAAAAGCCAGCTG attcaCTTTCTGCAAGCCTTGGACTTCCATTAGTTGCTCCTTATGATATCCCTgctagaaaacataaaatgaagaaaaaatcaaCAGGTCTGAATTTTAACCTTCATTGGAGGTTTTACTGTGATCCTCCTGAGTTCCAGACCATTACTGTTAGAGATAAGAAAACTCAGTATCACATGGGGTATTTCAG CTTCAAGGATGACATTGTG TTAGTACAGGTAATCATCCGTGAAAAATCTGAACGTGTATCTACCGCGGTTCTTACC CTCACCGGTTATGTGATTGTCATCCGTAAAAGACACCACAAACCTAGAAACTGCCTTACTTTTGGGAAGTTTGCAAACAAGGCTAAATATGCCAG ACCCAGGTTCTTCTGTGCTTTCTACCAAGAAG GGAGGAACCACTTATTTTCCATCCTTAAGGAGTTTTTTGGACAAAGCCTCATCTGTTTCCTTGAAATGATCGGCACTGATTTTTCTGAAGAAAGGAAGGTCACGAAGCTTACGTaa